One region of Streptomyces rishiriensis genomic DNA includes:
- a CDS encoding alpha/beta hydrolase: MPLTTRFQARAVQLLLGAMMARVHKDLRFTDLPGPAGTLQVETGAGPVTCTVYRPSGAADTPAPVYVNFHGGGFIVGRPEQDDHLCRYIAATAGCVVVNVDYAVAPQRPFPAAVTQAYDVTAWIAANGDTGGWDGSRLAVGGHSAGANLTAAVCRTARDRGAFSPRLQILDSAPLDMVADPAAKLSRIAKPLLTPSLMRIFTGAYVEDPAGRADPLVSPGLADDLAGLPPALVVTAENDRLRDEGDAYAEALKAAGVPVTHRVFEGVDHYFTHTGPVPAGKEAIELMATTLRAAFADLSV; this comes from the coding sequence ATGCCTCTCACCACCAGATTCCAGGCCAGGGCCGTCCAGCTGCTGCTCGGCGCCATGATGGCCCGCGTGCACAAGGACCTGCGGTTCACCGACCTCCCCGGGCCTGCCGGGACGCTCCAGGTGGAGACCGGCGCCGGGCCGGTGACCTGCACCGTCTACCGCCCGTCCGGCGCGGCGGACACGCCCGCCCCCGTCTACGTCAACTTCCACGGCGGCGGGTTCATCGTCGGGCGTCCCGAGCAGGACGACCACCTGTGCCGATACATAGCCGCCACGGCCGGCTGCGTCGTCGTCAACGTGGACTACGCCGTCGCGCCGCAGCGGCCGTTCCCCGCCGCCGTCACCCAGGCCTACGACGTCACCGCGTGGATCGCCGCCAACGGCGACACGGGCGGCTGGGACGGCTCGCGGCTGGCTGTCGGCGGACACAGCGCGGGTGCCAACCTGACGGCCGCGGTGTGCCGTACGGCCAGGGACCGCGGCGCCTTCTCGCCGCGCCTGCAGATCCTCGACTCCGCCCCCCTCGACATGGTGGCCGATCCGGCCGCCAAGCTGTCCCGCATCGCCAAGCCGCTGCTCACCCCCTCCCTCATGCGGATCTTCACCGGCGCCTACGTCGAGGATCCGGCCGGGCGCGCCGATCCGCTCGTCTCGCCGGGGCTGGCCGACGACCTCGCCGGACTGCCGCCCGCTCTGGTCGTCACCGCGGAGAACGACCGGCTGCGCGACGAGGGCGACGCCTACGCCGAGGCTCTGAAGGCCGCGGGCGTCCCGGTCACCCACCGCGTCTTCGAAGGCGTCGACCACTACTTCACGCACACGGGCCCGGTACCGGCCGGGAAGGAGGCCATCGAACTGATGGCCACCACCCTGCGCGCCGCCTTCGCCGACCTCTCCGTCTGA
- a CDS encoding cytochrome P450 family protein, producing the protein MTVTDRIVLDPFGTDVHAESARLRALGPIVPVELPGGIPAWAPTGYDTLKALILDPQVSKDPRRHWRQWAQLGEHPSWGWILGWVGVINMLSTYGTDHARLRKLVAPSFTHRRTEALRTRVEAITAELLDTLEKGDGTVDLKAAFAHPLPMRIVCELFGVPDHLREAQVRLVAAIMDTTDPTPEHAAYVQEQIGTVLGGLIAYKREHPGDDMTTELIRVRDEEGDRLGDEELLYTLLLVIGAGFETTVNLIGNAAVALLRRPEQLAAVRGGEIGWDAVVDETLRLHPPIATLPLRFAVGDITVGGVTIPAGDAIITTYAAANADPARYGADADVFDAARAADDHLAFGIGVHRCIGAPLARMEALTALPALFDRFPGLRLDSGAAELRQVPSFIASGWQEIPVRLLG; encoded by the coding sequence GTGACCGTGACCGACCGCATCGTCCTCGACCCGTTCGGCACCGATGTACACGCCGAGAGCGCCCGGTTGCGCGCCCTCGGCCCGATCGTGCCCGTGGAACTGCCCGGCGGCATCCCGGCCTGGGCGCCCACCGGATACGACACCCTGAAGGCGCTGATCCTGGACCCGCAGGTCAGCAAGGACCCCCGGCGGCACTGGCGGCAGTGGGCGCAACTCGGCGAACACCCCTCCTGGGGCTGGATCCTGGGCTGGGTCGGCGTGATCAACATGCTCTCCACGTACGGCACCGACCACGCGCGGCTGCGCAAACTGGTGGCGCCGAGCTTCACCCACCGGCGCACGGAGGCCCTGCGCACCCGGGTGGAGGCGATCACCGCGGAGCTGCTGGACACGCTCGAGAAGGGCGACGGCACGGTCGACCTCAAGGCGGCCTTCGCGCATCCGCTGCCGATGCGGATCGTCTGTGAACTGTTCGGGGTGCCGGACCATCTGCGGGAGGCCCAGGTCCGGCTGGTCGCGGCCATCATGGACACCACCGACCCGACGCCGGAGCACGCCGCGTACGTCCAGGAGCAGATCGGCACGGTGCTGGGCGGGCTGATCGCGTACAAGCGGGAGCACCCGGGCGACGACATGACGACCGAGCTGATCCGCGTGCGTGACGAGGAGGGCGACCGGCTCGGCGACGAGGAGCTGCTGTACACACTGCTGCTGGTCATCGGCGCGGGATTCGAGACGACCGTGAACCTCATCGGGAACGCGGCGGTGGCGCTGCTGCGCCGGCCAGAGCAGCTGGCGGCCGTCCGCGGGGGTGAGATCGGCTGGGACGCCGTCGTCGACGAGACGCTGCGGCTGCACCCGCCGATCGCCACACTGCCGCTGCGGTTCGCCGTCGGCGACATCACGGTGGGGGGCGTGACGATCCCGGCCGGGGACGCCATCATCACGACGTACGCGGCGGCGAACGCCGATCCGGCGCGCTACGGCGCGGACGCGGACGTGTTCGACGCGGCGCGCGCGGCGGACGACCATCTGGCCTTCGGGATCGGTGTGCACCGGTGCATCGGGGCTCCACTGGCCCGGATGGAGGCGCTGACGGCGCTGCCCGCGCTGTTCGACCGGTTCCCCGGCCTGCGGTTGGACAGCGGGGCCGCGGAGCTGCGACAGGTGCCCTCGTTCATCGCGAGCGGCTGGCAGGAGATCCCGGTCCGGCTGCTGGGCTGA
- a CDS encoding carbohydrate ABC transporter permease, with protein sequence MTTTTTTPTATVAEPTRPAPATPPGRRRRAARHSTPLTIAMLAALAYFLLPLLWLLIASTKSTQDLFNSFGLWFSHTPQLLTNVKATFAQDDGVFVRWLVNTVLYAGVSAVGAALLAAAGGYGFAKFRFRGDRTAFNLVLGAVMVPTTALAIPTYLLFARAGLVNTPWAVVLPSLVNPFGLYLMRIYAQDAVPDSVLEAARIDGAGEARIFFRIALRLLGPGLVTVLLFTLVATWNNYFLPLIMLNDPDLYPITVGLSSWAAQAQNGGAGASSDMLALVVTGSLLSIVPLVVAFLLLQRYWQSGLAAGGVKQ encoded by the coding sequence GTGACGACCACGACCACGACCCCCACGGCCACGGTCGCCGAGCCGACGCGGCCGGCCCCCGCCACTCCCCCGGGACGGCGTCGGCGCGCGGCCCGGCACAGCACCCCGTTGACGATCGCCATGCTGGCCGCCCTGGCCTACTTCCTTCTCCCCCTCCTCTGGCTGCTGATCGCCTCGACCAAGAGCACCCAGGACCTCTTCAACAGTTTCGGCCTGTGGTTCTCGCACACCCCGCAACTGCTGACGAACGTCAAGGCGACCTTCGCCCAGGACGACGGGGTCTTCGTGCGCTGGCTGGTCAACACGGTGCTGTACGCGGGCGTCAGCGCGGTCGGCGCCGCGCTGCTCGCGGCCGCCGGCGGGTACGGTTTCGCGAAGTTCCGTTTCCGCGGCGACCGGACCGCCTTCAACCTGGTGCTCGGCGCCGTCATGGTCCCGACCACCGCACTGGCGATCCCGACCTATCTGCTCTTCGCCAGGGCGGGTCTGGTCAACACCCCCTGGGCGGTCGTCCTGCCCTCCCTGGTCAACCCCTTCGGCCTCTACCTCATGCGGATCTACGCGCAGGACGCCGTCCCGGACAGCGTCCTGGAGGCCGCCCGCATCGACGGGGCGGGCGAGGCCCGGATCTTCTTCCGGATCGCCCTGCGGCTGCTGGGCCCCGGCCTGGTGACGGTGCTGCTGTTCACCCTGGTGGCGACCTGGAACAACTACTTCCTGCCGCTGATCATGCTCAACGACCCGGATCTGTACCCGATCACGGTCGGTCTCTCCTCCTGGGCCGCGCAGGCGCAGAACGGCGGGGCCGGCGCCAGCAGCGACATGCTGGCGCTGGTGGTGACCGGCTCGCTGCTCTCGATCGTCCCGCTCGTCGTCGCCTTCCTGCTCCTCCAGCGGTACTGGCAGAGCGGCCTGGCCGCCGGTGGCGTCAAGCAGTAA
- a CDS encoding carbohydrate ABC transporter permease yields MVLFLLLFLAPLGYAAYLSLFRERLIGGTAFVGLDNYAQALSDPQFLHGVGRVALFFVVQVPVMLLLALAFALALDSGLLRLARVIRLGVFVPYAVPSVVAALMWGYLYGPDFGPFAQLGRELSLPVPDFLSDGWMLGSLANIVTWEFVGYNMIILYAALRTVPEELYEAAAVDGAGAWRIAWSIKLPALRPALMLTLLFSVIGSFQLFNEPKLLMNIAPDVISSSYTANLYAYTLAFTGQQVNYAATVSFLLGLVIVIASYAVLLTANRRRTS; encoded by the coding sequence ATGGTGCTGTTCCTGCTGCTCTTCCTCGCCCCGCTCGGCTACGCCGCCTATCTCAGCCTGTTCCGGGAACGCCTCATCGGCGGCACGGCTTTCGTCGGGCTCGACAACTACGCCCAGGCCCTGAGCGATCCGCAGTTCCTGCACGGCGTCGGACGCGTCGCGCTGTTCTTCGTGGTCCAGGTCCCCGTGATGCTGTTGCTGGCGCTGGCGTTCGCCCTGGCCCTCGACAGCGGGCTGCTCCGGCTGGCCCGCGTCATCCGGCTGGGCGTCTTCGTCCCGTACGCCGTCCCGAGCGTGGTCGCCGCGCTCATGTGGGGCTATCTCTACGGGCCGGACTTCGGCCCCTTCGCGCAGCTCGGCCGCGAACTGAGCCTGCCCGTACCGGACTTCCTCAGCGACGGGTGGATGCTCGGCAGCCTGGCGAACATCGTGACCTGGGAGTTCGTCGGGTACAACATGATCATCCTGTACGCCGCGCTGCGCACCGTCCCCGAGGAGCTGTACGAGGCGGCCGCGGTGGACGGGGCCGGGGCCTGGCGCATCGCCTGGTCGATCAAGCTGCCGGCCCTGCGCCCGGCGCTGATGCTCACCCTGCTGTTCTCGGTGATCGGAAGCTTCCAGCTGTTCAACGAGCCGAAGCTGCTGATGAACATCGCCCCGGACGTGATCAGCAGCTCCTACACCGCCAACCTCTACGCCTACACGCTCGCCTTCACGGGCCAGCAGGTCAACTACGCGGCGACGGTGTCCTTCCTGCTCGGCCTCGTCATCGTGATCGCCTCCTACGCCGTCCTGCTCACCGCGAACCGCAGGAGGACCTCGTGA
- a CDS encoding ATP-binding protein, translating into MIELPDLVAGGLAAGTLSALALGGGFLRLRRQQTRQRAELAALRTRLDGSLRAFTAEVEHLAARRVPAAARQVAHPHVAEPGPLQPLTTGTPLGIALENVVLALQSEVAAQRTRVDAAAQAGMRGATREIQAALYRLQDALRGLQQRYDEPELAQTLFRLDHENEQSLRRAQVTAVVCGAWVGLAREESHLVDAVTGGQARLAGYHRVRVHNHLETGTALVSHAVEPVAIIVAELLDNALRHSAPDTDVVVSLEHVHHGVCVTIDDAGLGMTRDERDRARRLVAGDDPILLTDLGDPPRMGLAAIGRLTRQFDLGVDVSSTSPYGGVRAVLRVDSHLLSRLDPVDRPPAASAPRTTRRAAADRPAPSHAYGTETGAPEAAPGHHELPNADGLPQRRRRTRAAAPEESPAHRPAHRPAQGPVRGPEEAAAALGALQSGTAAARAAAGNTGAGDPGSTPADRPGENDRTDHTDHTDIEGEAAR; encoded by the coding sequence ATGATCGAATTACCGGACCTGGTGGCCGGCGGCCTGGCCGCCGGCACGCTGTCCGCGCTCGCCCTCGGCGGCGGCTTCCTGCGACTGCGGCGGCAACAGACCCGGCAGCGCGCGGAGCTCGCCGCGCTGCGCACCCGACTGGACGGGTCCCTGCGGGCGTTCACGGCGGAGGTCGAGCATCTGGCCGCCCGACGGGTGCCCGCCGCCGCCCGCCAGGTGGCCCATCCGCACGTGGCCGAACCGGGCCCGCTCCAGCCGCTGACCACCGGCACCCCCCTGGGCATCGCCCTGGAGAACGTGGTGCTGGCTCTCCAGTCCGAGGTGGCCGCGCAGCGCACCCGGGTCGACGCCGCCGCGCAGGCCGGGATGCGCGGCGCCACCCGGGAGATACAGGCGGCCCTGTACCGGCTCCAGGACGCGCTGCGCGGTCTCCAGCAGCGTTACGACGAGCCGGAGTTGGCGCAGACGCTGTTCCGGCTGGACCACGAGAACGAGCAGTCGCTGCGCCGCGCGCAGGTCACCGCCGTGGTGTGCGGGGCCTGGGTCGGGCTGGCGCGCGAGGAGTCACACCTGGTGGACGCGGTGACCGGCGGCCAGGCCCGGCTCGCGGGCTACCACCGGGTCCGGGTCCACAATCACCTCGAGACCGGTACCGCGCTGGTCTCGCACGCCGTCGAGCCGGTGGCCATCATCGTCGCCGAACTGCTCGACAACGCGCTCAGGCACTCCGCCCCGGACACCGACGTCGTGGTGAGCCTGGAGCACGTCCACCACGGCGTGTGCGTCACCATCGACGACGCCGGTCTCGGCATGACGCGGGACGAACGCGACCGTGCCCGGCGGCTGGTGGCCGGCGACGACCCCATCCTGCTCACCGACCTGGGCGATCCGCCACGCATGGGGCTGGCCGCCATCGGCCGTCTCACCCGGCAGTTCGACCTGGGCGTCGACGTCTCCTCGACCTCGCCGTACGGCGGCGTGCGCGCGGTGCTGCGGGTCGACAGCCATCTCCTCAGCCGTCTCGACCCGGTCGACCGGCCACCGGCCGCGAGCGCGCCGCGCACGACCCGCAGGGCCGCGGCCGACCGGCCCGCGCCCTCCCACGCGTACGGCACGGAGACCGGCGCCCCCGAGGCGGCACCGGGGCACCACGAGCTGCCCAACGCCGACGGTTTGCCCCAGCGCCGTCGCCGCACCCGGGCCGCCGCACCCGAAGAGAGCCCGGCGCACAGACCCGCGCACAGACCCGCGCAAGGACCCGTGCGGGGACCGGAGGAGGCCGCGGCCGCGCTCGGCGCGCTCCAGTCCGGCACGGCGGCGGCCCGCGCCGCCGCCGGGAACACCGGAGCCGGCGACCCCGGGAGCACTCCGGCGGACCGGCCCGGTGAGAACGACCGCACAGATCACACAGACCACACCGACATCGAGGGGGAAGCGGCGAGATGA
- a CDS encoding GTP-binding protein, whose protein sequence is MASAPSDTAPSAGAPGAVHRPDTARDLVKILVAGPFGVGKTTLIDSVSEIRPLHTEEHLSEASAEVDDLAGVRDKSTTTVAIDFGRISLPGDVVLYLFGTPGQERFRALWDDIAYGALGALVLVDSRRLDASFDVLGLVEESGLPYAVAFNAFPDAPRHHGAERLRQALDLEPGTPMVTCDARDPGSSIDALLALVDHLIGRAPEEAR, encoded by the coding sequence ATGGCCTCCGCGCCCTCAGACACCGCCCCTAGCGCCGGCGCGCCCGGCGCCGTCCACCGCCCCGACACCGCCCGCGATCTGGTCAAGATCCTGGTCGCGGGGCCGTTCGGGGTGGGCAAGACGACCCTCATCGACTCGGTCTCCGAGATCCGGCCGCTGCACACCGAGGAGCACCTCTCCGAGGCGTCCGCCGAGGTGGACGACCTGGCCGGGGTCCGCGACAAGTCGACGACGACCGTCGCCATCGACTTCGGCCGGATCAGCCTGCCCGGTGACGTCGTGCTGTACCTCTTCGGCACGCCCGGACAGGAGCGCTTCCGCGCACTGTGGGACGACATCGCCTACGGGGCGCTCGGCGCGCTCGTCCTCGTCGACAGCCGGCGCCTCGACGCGTCGTTCGACGTACTGGGCCTGGTCGAGGAGAGCGGGCTGCCGTACGCGGTGGCCTTCAACGCCTTTCCCGACGCGCCCCGCCACCACGGTGCGGAGCGGCTGCGTCAGGCGCTGGACCTGGAGCCCGGGACGCCGATGGTGACCTGCGACGCGCGGGACCCCGGCTCGTCGATCGACGCGCTGCTCGCACTCGTGGACCATCTGATCGGACGTGCCCCCGAGGAGGCCCGGTGA
- a CDS encoding ArsR/SmtB family transcription factor, which produces MQVPLYQAKAEFFRMLGHPVRIRVLELLQGGPVAVRDLLAEIEIEPSSLSQQLAVLRRAGIVVSIREGSTVSYALAGGDVAELLRAARRILTELLAGQNELLAELRQADLPLPVPQGGTGRT; this is translated from the coding sequence ATGCAGGTTCCCCTCTACCAGGCCAAGGCCGAGTTCTTCCGCATGCTCGGACACCCGGTCCGCATCAGGGTCCTCGAACTGCTCCAGGGCGGCCCCGTCGCCGTGCGTGACCTGCTCGCCGAGATCGAGATCGAACCGTCCAGCCTGTCCCAGCAGCTGGCGGTGCTGCGCCGCGCCGGGATCGTGGTGTCGATCCGCGAGGGCTCGACGGTCAGCTACGCACTCGCGGGCGGTGACGTGGCCGAGTTGCTGCGGGCCGCCCGCCGCATCCTCACCGAACTCCTCGCGGGGCAGAACGAGCTGCTGGCGGAACTGCGCCAGGCCGACCTGCCGCTGCCGGTACCGCAGGGCGGCACCGGACGGACGTGA
- a CDS encoding cytochrome P450 codes for MAVRLWEDGFAADPHRYYQALQTQGPVGWAELAPGVPAYVITDRRAALDVLHDEETFSHDPRAWESTVPDDSPVLGMMRWRPNALFADGAAHVRYRTTLIDVFDLVEPHDLRGRVHRAVRLLVGRIGPRGEADLVGDFAEPLMALVFNDLFGLPESQGDRLHSGVGKMMEGGDRATVGEAEYAQYVLDLIAAKTERRGDDLPSRLLDHPAGLTREEVTWQVFLTLGAGYGPTANLLSNTLSRILGNPLYYSTLTDGARPVMDAVVEVLHHETPLANYGIYYVRRPVAFHGVWLREAVPVVVSYGALGILAERADTEGRHPNDASHLSWGAGAHACPVKQHTLLLVTEAIERLTQWLPDLDPVVPRDRLTWRPGPFHRSLTALPVRFSPRSPAAEPSGVRS; via the coding sequence ATGGCGGTGCGGCTGTGGGAGGACGGCTTCGCGGCCGACCCGCACCGCTACTACCAGGCGCTGCAGACCCAAGGCCCGGTCGGCTGGGCCGAGTTGGCGCCGGGTGTGCCGGCGTACGTGATCACCGACCGGCGTGCCGCGCTGGACGTGCTGCACGACGAGGAGACGTTCTCGCACGATCCGCGCGCGTGGGAGTCGACCGTCCCCGACGACTCGCCGGTGCTCGGCATGATGCGGTGGCGTCCCAACGCCCTGTTCGCCGACGGGGCCGCGCACGTCCGCTACCGCACCACCCTCATCGACGTCTTCGACCTGGTGGAACCGCACGACCTGCGCGGGCGGGTGCACCGGGCGGTGCGGCTGCTGGTGGGCCGGATCGGGCCGCGGGGCGAGGCCGACCTGGTCGGCGACTTCGCCGAGCCGCTGATGGCACTGGTCTTCAACGACCTGTTCGGCCTGCCGGAGAGCCAGGGCGACCGGCTCCACTCGGGCGTGGGCAAGATGATGGAGGGCGGCGACCGGGCGACCGTGGGCGAGGCGGAGTACGCGCAGTACGTACTGGACCTCATCGCCGCCAAGACCGAACGGCGCGGCGACGACCTGCCGAGCCGGCTGCTGGACCACCCGGCCGGGCTGACCCGGGAGGAGGTCACCTGGCAGGTGTTCCTCACCCTCGGCGCCGGATACGGCCCGACCGCGAACCTGCTGTCCAACACCCTGTCGAGGATCCTCGGCAACCCGCTCTACTACTCGACCCTCACCGACGGCGCCCGCCCCGTCATGGACGCGGTGGTCGAGGTGCTGCACCACGAGACGCCGCTCGCGAACTACGGCATCTACTACGTCCGGCGTCCCGTCGCCTTCCACGGGGTGTGGCTGCGCGAGGCGGTGCCCGTCGTGGTGTCGTACGGGGCGCTCGGGATCCTGGCCGAGCGGGCGGACACCGAGGGCCGGCACCCGAACGACGCCTCGCACCTGTCGTGGGGGGCCGGAGCGCATGCCTGTCCGGTGAAGCAGCACACGCTGCTGCTCGTCACCGAGGCGATCGAACGACTCACCCAGTGGCTGCCCGACCTCGATCCGGTCGTGCCCCGCGATCGGCTGACCTGGCGGCCCGGCCCGTTCCACCGCTCGCTGACCGCGCTGCCCGTCCGCTTCAGCCCCCGCTCCCCCGCTGCCGAACCCTCAGGAGTCCGTTCGTGA
- a CDS encoding DUF742 domain-containing protein — protein sequence MTRRPAGRPLVPAYLSTGGVARPSRPHLERLSVLARSGEPLPGGLPAAELALLDTLESGSLAVVEAAALLRLPVSAVRVLAAHLVDRDLVLARAPIPPAARFDPDLLKRVADGLRALRHRP from the coding sequence ATGACCCGCCGCCCGGCCGGCCGGCCGCTCGTCCCCGCCTACCTGTCGACCGGAGGTGTGGCCCGGCCCAGCCGGCCCCACCTGGAGCGGCTGTCGGTGCTCGCCCGCAGCGGGGAACCGCTGCCGGGCGGTCTGCCGGCCGCCGAACTCGCCCTGCTGGACACCTTGGAGAGCGGCTCGCTGGCGGTGGTGGAGGCGGCCGCGCTGCTCAGGCTGCCGGTCTCCGCGGTGCGGGTGCTGGCAGCCCACCTCGTCGACCGGGACCTCGTTCTCGCCCGTGCGCCGATCCCGCCCGCCGCACGGTTCGACCCCGACCTGCTGAAGAGAGTGGCCGATGGCCTCCGCGCCCTCAGACACCGCCCCTAG
- a CDS encoding roadblock/LC7 domain-containing protein, translating to MTSRHTGDTAWVLDPILQVPHVLAAVMLTRDGLVTGYTDALSQPSAERVAAITSTVQGACRTAAAAFADRERAEVRQIVIESDLGYVLIVPTDHGTCVAAYGDGETRLDLLAHRVHSQVARLGEKAMAAGPRGADDNPPA from the coding sequence ATGACCAGCCGTCATACGGGCGACACGGCATGGGTGCTGGATCCGATCCTGCAGGTGCCGCACGTGCTGGCCGCCGTCATGCTGACCAGGGACGGACTGGTGACGGGTTACACCGACGCCCTGTCACAGCCGTCGGCCGAGCGGGTGGCCGCCATCACCAGCACCGTGCAGGGCGCCTGCCGGACCGCGGCGGCCGCGTTCGCCGACCGGGAACGGGCCGAGGTACGCCAGATCGTCATCGAGTCCGACCTCGGCTATGTGCTCATCGTGCCGACCGACCACGGCACCTGCGTGGCCGCGTACGGCGACGGCGAGACGCGGCTGGACCTGCTGGCGCACCGGGTCCACTCCCAGGTGGCGCGCCTGGGCGAGAAGGCCATGGCGGCCGGACCCCGGGGAGCCGACGACAACCCGCCCGCATGA
- a CDS encoding DUF3500 domain-containing protein — MKEVEDHLDDTYFYWIGETEDSSAFYYRVHSPVALIGYDARSPLAYGTEDSDGGGMGGPGGTPAQQHIHTVIRTPNGGDYGVDLLKPHLENDHQRVKPAARDGPGPNSGSVLERRTPKRHGSPPLPPRRNIYQHAYARHAVGGGRHSEPT, encoded by the coding sequence ATGAAGGAGGTCGAGGACCACCTCGACGACACCTACTTCTACTGGATCGGCGAGACCGAGGACTCCTCGGCCTTCTACTACCGCGTGCACAGCCCGGTCGCCCTCATCGGGTACGACGCCCGGTCGCCGCTCGCCTACGGCACCGAGGACAGCGACGGCGGCGGCATGGGCGGACCGGGCGGAACCCCGGCCCAGCAGCACATCCACACCGTCATCCGCACTCCCAACGGCGGCGACTACGGCGTTGACCTGCTCAAGCCGCACCTGGAGAACGACCACCAGCGGGTCAAGCCGGCGGCGCGGGACGGGCCGGGCCCGAACAGCGGCTCGGTCCTCGAACGAAGAACACCCAAACGCCACGGTTCGCCACCCCTTCCGCCACGTAGAAATATCTACCAGCATGCATATGCCCGGCATGCGGTCGGGGGTGGACGTCACTCGGAGCCGACATGA
- a CDS encoding RICIN domain-containing protein has translation MLAIPMTGAQAYNPTGGILYQLGSEPCLKGRGNCAVYPKSAELPGGRLVASFEKSTVVTATGSADRQTLPVYKSDDHGTTWQPLSEVRAPAYLSGDVTYAKYTSNWTNPYLYVLPQDVGNLKQGTLLLASVVSGDDAYYKERKAADPNWTPTNDGDRKDLAIALYSSTDDGATWKVENVVATGGWQGGSAGAVGQNVAAANTSRQVDPVWEPYLMVHKGRLVCYYSDENDYTGFDAATGVPTLDPANDTATDSHGQILAHRTWDGRAARWSDPVVDVAGLAQDMGGGKTEIGGGRPGMANVVRTTDGKWLLTFEYWGGGVNTKYVLADDPLRFYAGPATGTGVTTLPLDAGSHALATGGSPVLVRLPGGRLVYNAAGSGNVWVNDSGRSDSTWKEYQTTSPAAYSRDLQYVEGTGRVVILNNQGTSTIAYAEVDLGHSDGAYFQLVNRRTDQVIGTGNRTNDANIGNADVPDVRLEAPGSAANPDTQYWHLTTEPNGGVSLLNKSGGRAAAIWTGNATAGQKIGQWVDNSATGSWTLVKTADGFYRLRSVKNTNLYLTGASAGAQLTLQTALTDGSQDWELVP, from the coding sequence ATGCTGGCGATCCCCATGACGGGCGCGCAGGCGTACAACCCGACGGGCGGGATCCTCTACCAGCTCGGCAGCGAGCCGTGCCTGAAGGGGCGGGGCAACTGCGCCGTCTACCCGAAGTCGGCGGAGCTGCCGGGCGGGCGTCTGGTGGCGTCCTTCGAGAAGTCGACGGTCGTGACGGCGACGGGCAGCGCCGACCGGCAGACCCTCCCGGTCTACAAGAGCGACGACCACGGGACGACCTGGCAGCCGCTCTCGGAGGTCAGGGCTCCGGCGTATCTGTCCGGCGACGTCACGTACGCGAAGTACACGAGCAACTGGACGAACCCGTACCTGTACGTCCTTCCGCAGGACGTCGGGAACCTGAAGCAGGGCACGCTGCTGCTCGCGAGCGTCGTGTCGGGCGACGACGCCTACTACAAGGAGCGCAAGGCGGCCGACCCGAACTGGACGCCGACCAACGACGGCGACCGCAAGGACCTGGCCATCGCCCTGTACTCCAGCACCGACGACGGCGCGACGTGGAAGGTCGAGAACGTCGTCGCCACCGGCGGCTGGCAGGGAGGCAGCGCGGGTGCGGTGGGCCAGAACGTCGCCGCGGCCAACACGAGCCGGCAGGTGGACCCCGTCTGGGAGCCTTACCTGATGGTCCACAAGGGCAGACTCGTCTGCTACTACTCCGACGAGAACGACTACACCGGGTTCGACGCGGCCACCGGTGTGCCGACACTCGACCCCGCCAACGACACCGCCACGGACTCGCACGGCCAGATCCTCGCCCACCGGACCTGGGACGGGCGCGCGGCGCGGTGGAGCGATCCCGTCGTGGACGTCGCGGGACTCGCCCAGGACATGGGCGGCGGCAAGACCGAGATCGGCGGCGGGCGCCCGGGCATGGCGAACGTCGTCCGGACGACCGACGGCAAGTGGCTGCTGACCTTCGAGTACTGGGGCGGGGGCGTCAACACCAAGTACGTGCTCGCCGACGACCCCCTGAGGTTCTACGCCGGCCCCGCCACGGGCACCGGCGTCACCACCCTGCCGCTCGACGCCGGCTCGCACGCCCTCGCGACGGGCGGCAGTCCGGTGCTCGTCAGGCTGCCCGGCGGCCGCCTGGTCTACAACGCCGCGGGCAGCGGCAACGTCTGGGTGAACGACAGCGGGCGCAGCGACAGCACGTGGAAGGAGTACCAGACGACCTCCCCGGCCGCCTACAGCCGCGATCTCCAGTACGTCGAGGGCACCGGACGCGTCGTGATCCTCAACAACCAGGGCACCTCCACGATCGCCTACGCCGAGGTCGACCTCGGCCACTCGGACGGCGCCTACTTCCAGTTGGTGAACCGCAGGACCGACCAGGTGATCGGCACCGGGAACAGGACGAACGACGCGAACATCGGCAACGCGGACGTGCCCGACGTCCGGCTCGAGGCCCCGGGCTCCGCGGCGAACCCGGACACGCAGTACTGGCACCTGACGACCGAGCCGAACGGCGGCGTGAGCCTGCTGAACAAGTCGGGCGGCCGGGCGGCGGCCATCTGGACCGGCAACGCCACGGCCGGCCAGAAGATCGGCCAGTGGGTCGACAACAGCGCCACCGGCAGCTGGACCCTCGTCAAGACCGCCGACGGGTTCTACAGGCTCCGGTCCGTCAAGAACACGAACCTGTACCTGACGGGTGCCTCCGCCGGAGCGCAGCTGACCCTTCAGACCGCGCTCACGGACGGCTCCCAGGACTGGGAACTCGTGCCGTAG